Proteins encoded in a region of the Longimicrobium sp. genome:
- a CDS encoding homocysteine S-methyltransferase family protein — protein sequence MSDLTSPYLSALAERVLVFDGAMGTSIQRYDLSASDFGGERLEGCNDYLVISKPRVIEEIHASYMEAGCDVLETDTFRSNRLTLREYGLENDVREINVAAASLARRVADRFEARDGRKRFVAGSIGPSGFLPSASDPTLGNITLAELVPVFAEQARWLIEGGVDVLLIETS from the coding sequence ATGTCCGATCTCACCTCGCCCTACCTGTCCGCGCTCGCCGAACGCGTGCTCGTGTTCGACGGCGCCATGGGCACCTCCATCCAGCGCTACGACCTCTCCGCCAGCGACTTCGGCGGCGAGCGGCTGGAGGGGTGCAACGACTATCTCGTCATCTCCAAGCCGCGGGTCATCGAGGAGATCCACGCCTCGTACATGGAGGCCGGGTGCGACGTGCTGGAGACGGACACCTTCCGCTCCAACCGCCTGACGCTGCGCGAGTACGGGCTGGAGAACGACGTCCGCGAGATCAACGTGGCCGCCGCCTCGCTCGCCCGCCGGGTGGCCGACCGCTTCGAGGCCCGGGACGGGCGCAAGCGCTTCGTCGCCGGGTCGATCGGGCCCAGCGGCTTCCTCCCGTCGGCATCCGATCCGACGCTCGGAAACATCACGCTGGCCGAGCTGGTGCCGGTGTTCGCCGAGCAGGCGCGCTGGCTGATCGAGGGCGGCGTGGACGTGCTGCTGATCGAGACCAGCC